In Vigna radiata var. radiata cultivar VC1973A chromosome 3, Vradiata_ver6, whole genome shotgun sequence, the following proteins share a genomic window:
- the LOC106757229 gene encoding transcription initiation factor IIB-2, translated as MSDVFCTDCKRQTEVVFDHSAGDTVCSECGLVLESHSIDETSEWRTFANESGDNDPVRVGGPTNPLLTDGGLSTVIARPNGASGEFLSSSLGRWQNRGSNPDRGLIVAFKSIATMSDRLGLVATIKDRANEIYKGVEDQKSSRGRNQDALLAACLYIACRQEDKPRTVKEICSVANGASKKDIGRAKEYVVKQLGLEKGQSVEMGTIHAGDFMRRFCSNLGMNNQAVKAAQEAVQKSEEFDIRRSPISIAAAVIYIITQLSDDKKPLKDISVATGVAEGTIRNSYKDLHPYVFKIIPNWYAKEEDLKNLSSP; from the exons ATGTCTGACGTCTTCTGCACCGACTGCAAGAGGCAGACGGAGGTCGTCTTCGACCACTCGGCGGGGGACACCGTCTGCTCCGAGTGCGGTCTTGTCTTGGAGTCTCACTCCATCGACGAAACCTCCGAGTGGCGAACCTTCGCCAACGAGTCCGGCGACAACGACCCCGTGCGTGTTGGCGGGCCCACCAACCCGCTTCTCACTGACGGCGGCCTCTCCACCGTCATCGCCAGGCCGAACGGCGCCTCCGGCGAGTTCCTCTCCTCCTCACTCGGCCGCTGGCAGAATCGCGGCTCCAACCCCGACCGCGGACTCATCGTCGCCTTCAAAAGCATCGCCACCATGTCCGATAG GTTGGGACTTGTTGCAACTATCAAG GATCGGGCTAATGAGATATATAAAGGAGTTGAAGACCAGAAGTCTAGTAGAGGAAGAAATCAGGATGCATTATTGGCTGCTTGCCTCTACATTGCTTGTCGACAAGAGGACAAACCTCGCACTGTAAAGG AAATTTGCTCTGTTGCCAATGGAGCTTCCAAGAAGGACATTGGCCGAGCGAAAGAATACGTAGTGAAACAACTGGGTTTGGAGAAGGGCCAATCTGTAGAGATGGGAACAATACACGCTGGGGACTTTATG AGGCGTTTTTGTTCTAATCTCGGTATGAATAATCAAGCTGTTAAAGCCGCTCAGGAAGCTGTTCAGAAATCAGAAGAATTTGATATAag GAGAAGCCCCATATCAATTGCTGCAGCAGTTATATACATTATAACTCAGCTTTCTGATGATAAGAAACCTCTCAAAG ATATATCAGTTGCTACAGGAGTTGCAGAAGGAACCATTAGGAACTCGTACAAGGATCTTCATCCTTATGTATTCAAAATAATACCAAACTGGTATGCAAAGGAAGAGGATTTGAAGAACTTAAGCAGCccatag